A region from the Methanofollis liminatans DSM 4140 genome encodes:
- a CDS encoding DUF4118 domain-containing protein yields MKTKMHDFAGRHPWIKPAVVIGLVSFCVALEVLIHAYLNIAVAFTHIFYLPIVIAGIWYYKKAVVIALLLGAMHIAVEYFTMGFVFEPAALVRAAMFVVVAFVIGSLSESKDLFAAERERKHKALVGFIAEVGLRIKTPMSVIRENLGEIGRGIETGEMEKEEVLAALQVQISHAEKILATLRELNQGVVDEQKDIPESYRDLLTR; encoded by the coding sequence ATGAAGACGAAGATGCATGATTTTGCCGGGCGCCACCCGTGGATCAAGCCCGCCGTGGTGATCGGTCTGGTTTCTTTCTGCGTCGCCCTTGAGGTGCTCATCCATGCCTACCTGAATATCGCGGTGGCCTTCACCCACATCTTCTATCTCCCGATCGTCATCGCCGGGATCTGGTACTATAAAAAAGCCGTCGTGATCGCCCTGCTCCTCGGGGCGATGCACATCGCCGTCGAATATTTCACGATGGGTTTTGTCTTCGAGCCGGCGGCCCTCGTTCGGGCGGCGATGTTCGTCGTGGTCGCCTTTGTGATCGGGTCCCTCTCAGAATCAAAAGACCTTTTCGCCGCCGAACGGGAGCGGAAACATAAGGCCCTCGTCGGGTTCATCGCCGAGGTCGGGCTGCGGATCAAGACGCCGATGAGCGTGATCCGCGAGAACCTCGGTGAGATCGGCCGCGGCATCGAGACCGGCGAGATGGAAAAGGAAGAGGTTTTAGCCGCCCTGCAGGTCCAGATCAGCCATGCCGAAAAGATTCTCGCCACGCTGAGGGAGTTGAACCAGGGCGTCGTCGATGAGCAGAAGGACATCCCGGAGTCGTACAGAGATCTCCTGACCCGGTGA
- the budA gene encoding acetolactate decarboxylase, giving the protein MIPHMWRISALLILLIVSAGFMVSSTVRWADDGEETTETIYQVSTIGALLEGVYDGVEEFGALTERGDTGIGTPEGLDGEIVILDGEVWQIRGDGAVGRIDLATRTAFAAVTVFDEDIAFDLDGPVSLADLEAAIEDALPSPNHPVAVIVKGRFTNLTTRSVDAQTRPYPPLVEVTASQHLFTFDRTEGTLVGFYLPQYMAGINVAGFHLHYLSDDRTGGGHLLDCTADRVRVALDITPNLRLSLPESGGFAAADLSGDRSGEVNAAERGRTTG; this is encoded by the coding sequence GTGATCCCGCATATGTGGCGGATTTCCGCCCTCCTGATCCTCCTGATCGTCTCGGCCGGCTTCATGGTCTCCTCGACGGTGCGGTGGGCCGATGACGGGGAGGAGACGACCGAGACGATCTACCAGGTCTCGACGATCGGCGCCCTTCTCGAAGGCGTCTATGACGGCGTCGAGGAGTTCGGCGCACTCACCGAGCGCGGCGACACCGGCATCGGGACGCCCGAGGGTCTCGACGGCGAGATCGTCATCCTGGACGGAGAGGTCTGGCAGATCCGCGGCGACGGGGCCGTCGGCCGGATCGACCTCGCCACCAGGACGGCCTTTGCGGCGGTCACCGTCTTCGACGAAGACATCGCCTTCGACCTCGACGGCCCCGTCTCCCTCGCAGACCTGGAGGCGGCGATCGAAGACGCCCTGCCCTCCCCCAACCACCCGGTCGCCGTCATCGTGAAAGGCCGGTTCACAAACCTCACCACCCGGAGCGTGGACGCACAGACCAGACCCTACCCGCCCCTGGTCGAGGTGACCGCCTCGCAGCACCTCTTCACCTTCGACCGGACCGAGGGCACCCTTGTCGGCTTTTACCTCCCGCAGTATATGGCCGGGATCAACGTCGCCGGTTTCCACCTCCACTACCTCTCAGACGACCGCACAGGCGGCGGGCACCTCCTCGACTGCACGGCAGACCGAGTCAGGGTGGCCCTCGACATCACGCCCAACCTCAGGCTCTCGCTCCCCGAGAGCGGGGGTTTTGCCGCGGCCGACCTCTCGGGCGACCGCTCGGGCGAGGTAAACGCCGCAGAACGCGGGAGAACGACCGGCTGA
- a CDS encoding DUF7504 family protein, with protein MTFSLHGTDDKKLYLLLSSAQTMKQANLSIVREITASGNAAIVITTNQPYLILKKLYGREGIDLSKVHFVDAITRYAIGKVPDDAANAIFVNSPENLTDMGIAITQTLKEMEGQNIFVVFDSVSTMLIYLSSVNISKFIHFVSSRLKILDVSGIFLAVEKGLDPLLLTQLTTFVDEVVDLDESAEG; from the coding sequence ATGACATTCTCCCTCCACGGAACCGATGATAAAAAACTCTATCTGCTGCTTTCCTCGGCGCAGACGATGAAACAGGCGAACCTCTCGATTGTCAGGGAGATCACCGCCTCGGGCAATGCCGCCATCGTCATCACCACGAATCAGCCGTATCTGATCCTGAAAAAGCTCTACGGGCGCGAGGGGATCGATCTCTCGAAGGTCCATTTCGTCGACGCCATCACGCGCTACGCCATCGGGAAGGTGCCCGACGACGCTGCAAACGCCATCTTCGTCAACAGCCCCGAAAACCTCACCGACATGGGCATCGCCATCACCCAGACCCTCAAGGAGATGGAGGGGCAGAACATCTTTGTCGTCTTTGACTCGGTCTCGACGATGCTCATCTATCTCTCGTCGGTGAATATCTCGAAGTTCATCCACTTCGTTTCGAGCCGTTTAAAAATTCTCGACGTTTCAGGCATTTTTCTCGCCGTCGAGAAGGGGCTTGACCCCCTTCTCCTGACCCAGCTCACCACCTTCGTCGACGAGGTGGTCGATCTCGACGAGTCCGCGGAAGGGTGA
- a CDS encoding SLC13 family permease yields MKKNIGRVLGPLVFLALVFAPISESVMPTSARYVAAVTLLMIIWWITEAIPLEATALLPVVLFPALGVLSAKEATAPYADKVIFLFMGGFIIAMSMQRWGLHRRIALNIINIVGTSPKRLILGFMIATAFLSMWISNTATAMMMIPIAIAIITTIIPNASTLLKDMTQEQRDFSEALVISIAYAANIGGIATLIGTPPNGIFAAQMKTLFPAAPAIDFFSWMKFGVPLAAILLLLAWIWLTYGSYRHLPAKIAHAKDIISHQIENLGPMTRGERWTLMIFVLTAFAWIFAKTKNIEGVVIPGLDVFFPGIDDSVIAIAGALLLFLLPVDRAKGIYTMDWEWAVKIPWGILILFGGGLCLSVAFIQSGLAKLIVDQIAMFGGLPIVVLVLLVAIGISLLTEVTSNTAIASLMMPIMAVTAVSMNMNPYMLMLTAAVCTSLAFMLPVATPPNAVAYASGYIDMKDLMRSGWVLNFIGVGLWTFFLFTIVMWALGFSPALPDWATMPVK; encoded by the coding sequence ATGAAAAAGAATATCGGGAGAGTCCTCGGGCCGCTTGTATTTTTGGCCCTGGTGTTCGCCCCCATCAGTGAGAGCGTGATGCCGACATCGGCCAGATATGTGGCGGCGGTCACGCTCCTGATGATCATATGGTGGATCACCGAGGCAATTCCCCTTGAAGCGACGGCCCTTCTGCCGGTAGTGCTCTTTCCCGCCCTTGGCGTTCTCAGCGCCAAGGAGGCGACGGCGCCCTATGCCGACAAGGTCATCTTCCTCTTTATGGGCGGTTTTATCATCGCCATGTCGATGCAGCGGTGGGGGCTTCACCGGCGTATCGCGCTGAATATCATCAATATCGTGGGAACAAGCCCGAAACGGCTGATCCTGGGCTTCATGATCGCCACGGCGTTCCTCTCGATGTGGATCTCCAATACGGCGACGGCGATGATGATGATCCCGATTGCGATCGCGATCATCACCACCATCATCCCCAACGCCAGCACACTCCTCAAGGATATGACCCAGGAACAGCGCGATTTCTCCGAGGCGCTGGTCATCTCCATCGCCTATGCGGCGAACATCGGCGGGATTGCAACCCTCATCGGCACGCCGCCGAACGGGATCTTTGCCGCCCAGATGAAGACCCTCTTCCCGGCCGCCCCGGCGATCGACTTTTTCTCGTGGATGAAGTTCGGCGTCCCGCTCGCGGCGATCCTGCTCCTGCTCGCCTGGATATGGCTTACCTACGGGTCGTACCGTCACCTCCCCGCGAAGATCGCCCATGCAAAGGATATCATCTCCCACCAGATCGAGAACCTCGGGCCGATGACGCGGGGGGAGCGGTGGACCCTGATGATCTTCGTGCTCACCGCCTTCGCCTGGATCTTCGCGAAGACGAAGAACATCGAGGGGGTCGTCATCCCCGGCCTCGACGTGTTCTTCCCGGGGATCGACGACTCGGTGATCGCCATCGCCGGCGCCCTTCTCCTCTTCCTCCTCCCGGTGGACCGGGCAAAGGGGATCTATACGATGGACTGGGAATGGGCGGTGAAGATACCCTGGGGCATCCTGATCCTCTTCGGCGGCGGTCTCTGCCTCTCGGTCGCCTTCATCCAGAGCGGGCTTGCCAAACTCATCGTCGACCAGATCGCCATGTTCGGCGGCCTGCCGATCGTCGTTCTCGTGCTGCTCGTGGCGATCGGGATCTCCCTCCTGACCGAGGTGACCTCGAACACCGCCATCGCATCCCTGATGATGCCGATCATGGCGGTGACCGCCGTCTCGATGAACATGAACCCGTACATGCTCATGCTCACGGCGGCGGTCTGCACCTCGCTGGCCTTCATGCTCCCGGTGGCGACGCCGCCGAACGCCGTCGCCTATGCCTCCGGGTATATCGACATGAAGGACCTGATGCGCTCGGGCTGGGTGCTGAACTTCATCGGCGTCGGTCTCTGGACCTTCTTCCTCTTCACCATCGTAATGTGGGCGCTCGGGTTCTCCCCGGCCCTCCCGGACTGGGCGACGATGCCGGTCAAGTGA
- a CDS encoding winged helix-turn-helix domain-containing protein, translating to MHHMTLPPSSRKVLLILGDGGAMTHKDLVRTSSLAPRTVRYALKKLKENDLIIEKFNFKDARQIIYLCKPGQAVEAA from the coding sequence ATGCACCACATGACCCTCCCACCTTCCTCCAGGAAGGTCCTGCTGATCCTGGGGGACGGGGGTGCGATGACGCACAAGGATCTGGTACGGACCTCCAGCCTTGCGCCCAGAACGGTCAGGTATGCGCTGAAAAAACTGAAGGAGAACGACCTCATCATCGAGAAGTTCAACTTCAAGGATGCACGCCAGATCATCTATCTGTGCAAGCCCGGGCAGGCCGTCGAGGCAGCCTGA